Below is a window of Salvelinus fontinalis isolate EN_2023a chromosome 14, ASM2944872v1, whole genome shotgun sequence DNA.
gagagggagagagagcgggaacaagaaagggatggagagaggagagggtcagggaTGACGAGTCCAGAagtggagagaaggatggagcagtggaggagagaggtgggccGTGAGCTCAGCACTCTGAGAAGGCACATCACCAGAGCCACGTCGCAAGGCAacctggaggagaggtgagggggcggGGTTTTACTCACCTGTGAGGTTCAGGTGATCATTATTTTATGTGTAGCCCAAAACCAAATCAACCATTAGCCCTTAGTATGGAACCATACCGGTTTGGTGAAAGCTGATTGTTGTCCTTTTATAGTTTCTGCTCTAAGCTGCGAAGGGAGGAGTTGGATCATTTGAGGAGAGAGGTGGACACACTCAAAACCCAGCTCAGTGAGTCTCACATACAGTCTTGTTCTCAGTTTGTTTTTCTGCAGGACTACACATGTCTCAGACTCAGAGCTGTAGAGAGGGCAAGCACAGTCTCGCTTACTGCTACTCCTTTTCTTtcatcgtgtgtgtgtttgtatttgtgtgtgtgtgtgacagggaggCAGGAGGAGGACATGTTTCTTCAGCAGTCGGAGGCCAGAGAGACGAGGAGGCAGTATGAACACAGCTGCAAGGTATTAATGAATGAAGGAATTAAATTAACGATTGAATAATTAAAGAAGGTAATTTGAGTGActtgttttctctctgtctcccgaCCTCTAACCTCTATACTTTGCCTTTCCCCAGACACAAGAGGAACTAACAGACAGCTACAGAAACCACAGCTCTAACCTCTATACTTTGCCTTTCCCCAGACACAAGAGGAACTAACAGACAGCTACAGAAACCACAGCTCTAACCTCTATACTTTGCCTTTCCCCAGACACAAGAGGAACTAACAGACAGCTACAGAAACCACAGCTTTGACCTGGCCAAGACTGTttctcaatacacacacacagagcaggagGTCCGCcagatcaggtgtgtgtgtgtgtgtgtgtgtgtgtgtgtgtgtgtgtgtgtgtgtgtgtgtgtgtgtgtgtgtgtgtgtgtgtgtgtgtgtgtgtgtgtgtgtaatgctatCACTGTGTCATGCAGGATAACTGTATCAGAGCTGAAGGATGAGATCAGGAGTCTGATTCTCCGGGAGAGACATCACacacctactgttacactacacacaGCAGGTAAGAGAcggacacacatcacacacctactgttacactacacacagcaggtaagagacagacacacaacacacacctactgtta
It encodes the following:
- the LOC129810515 gene encoding trichohyalin isoform X3; this translates as MNWDNQLSSILSAADGSVAKMRERLTTPGNYPKGREVDIYPVREVASVSNLELPRLPPLPESSISLLPPPSSAVQWADLAAVQSQLQIQSQAIESLTQSLHDMDRARHSQQRHIQALQDEVRRLREQATEREREREQERDGERRGSGMTSPEVERRMEQWRREVGRELSTLRRHITRATSQGNLEESFCSKLRREELDHLRREVDTLKTQLRRQEEDMFLQQSEARETRRQYEHSCKTQEELTDSYRNHSFDLAKTVSQYTHTEQEVRQIRITVSELKDEIRSLILRERHHTPTVTLHTAGKRRTHITHLLLHYTQQVRDRHTTHTYCYTTHSSSSISCLLPP